Proteins encoded together in one Campylobacter peloridis LMG 23910 window:
- the dnaK gene encoding molecular chaperone DnaK: MSKVIGIDLGTTNSCVAVYERGESKVIPNKEGKNTTPSVVAFTDKGEVLVGDSAKRQAVTNPEKTIYSIKRIMGLMINEDAAKEAKNRLPYHITERNGACAIEIAGKIYTPQEISAKVLMKLKEDAEAFLGEKVVDAVITVPAYFNDAQRKATKEAGTIAGLNVLRIINEPTSAALAYGLDKKDSEKIVVYDLGGGTFDVTVLETGDNVVEVLATGGNAFLGGDDFDNKLIDFLASEFKDETGIDLKNDVMALQRLKEAAENAKKELSSANETEINLPFITADASGPKHLVKKLTRAKFESMIDGLVAETISKINEVVKDAGLDKSEVKEIVMVGGSTRVPLVQEEVKKAFGKELNKSVNPDEVVAIGAAIQGAVIKGDVKDVLLLDVTPLSLGIETLGGVMTKIIEKGTTIPTKKEQVFSTAEDNQSAVTINVLQGEREFSRDNKSLGNFNLEGIPPAPRGMPQIEVTFDIDANGILTVSAKDKATGKAQEIKITGSSGLSEEEINNMVKDAELHKEEDKKRKEAVEARNAADSLAHQVEKSLNELGDKVSDEDKANIQKALDDLKETLKNQNATKEEIESKMKALSEVSHKLAENMYKKDEKPADNKDKKDDDVIDAEVE, encoded by the coding sequence ATGAGTAAAGTAATAGGAATAGACTTAGGAACAACCAATTCATGCGTTGCAGTGTATGAAAGAGGTGAAAGCAAAGTTATACCAAATAAAGAAGGTAAAAACACAACTCCATCAGTAGTAGCATTTACTGACAAAGGCGAAGTTTTAGTAGGTGATAGTGCTAAACGCCAAGCTGTAACAAATCCTGAAAAAACTATTTATTCTATAAAAAGAATTATGGGCTTAATGATAAATGAAGATGCAGCAAAAGAAGCTAAAAATCGTCTTCCTTATCATATTACAGAAAGAAATGGAGCTTGTGCTATTGAAATAGCTGGAAAAATTTATACTCCACAAGAAATTTCAGCAAAAGTTTTGATGAAATTAAAAGAAGATGCCGAAGCTTTTTTAGGGGAAAAAGTAGTAGATGCTGTTATAACCGTTCCAGCATATTTTAATGATGCTCAAAGAAAAGCTACAAAAGAAGCAGGAACTATAGCAGGATTGAATGTATTAAGAATTATAAATGAGCCTACTTCAGCGGCTTTAGCTTATGGTCTTGATAAAAAAGATAGCGAAAAAATCGTAGTTTATGATTTAGGTGGTGGGACTTTTGATGTTACCGTTCTTGAAACAGGCGATAATGTAGTAGAAGTTTTAGCAACCGGAGGTAATGCATTTTTAGGTGGTGATGATTTTGATAATAAATTAATCGACTTTTTAGCAAGTGAATTTAAAGATGAAACAGGCATAGATTTAAAAAATGATGTTATGGCTTTACAAAGATTAAAAGAAGCAGCTGAAAATGCTAAAAAAGAATTAAGCTCAGCTAATGAAACAGAGATAAATTTACCATTTATCACAGCTGATGCAAGTGGCCCAAAACACTTGGTTAAAAAGCTAACAAGAGCTAAATTTGAAAGTATGATTGATGGTTTGGTTGCTGAGACTATTAGTAAAATCAATGAAGTTGTAAAAGATGCAGGACTTGATAAAAGCGAAGTAAAAGAAATAGTTATGGTTGGTGGTTCTACGCGTGTGCCTTTAGTTCAAGAAGAAGTTAAAAAAGCTTTTGGAAAAGAGCTAAATAAATCAGTAAATCCTGATGAAGTTGTTGCAATTGGTGCTGCTATTCAAGGTGCTGTTATAAAAGGTGATGTAAAAGATGTGTTATTGCTTGATGTAACTCCACTTTCTTTGGGTATTGAAACTTTAGGTGGGGTTATGACTAAAATTATAGAAAAAGGCACAACTATACCAACTAAAAAAGAACAAGTTTTCTCAACTGCAGAAGATAATCAAAGCGCAGTTACCATAAATGTTTTACAAGGTGAGAGAGAATTTAGTAGAGATAATAAATCTTTAGGAAATTTCAATCTTGAAGGAATTCCACCAGCACCGCGTGGTATGCCACAAATTGAAGTTACTTTTGATATAGATGCTAATGGTATTTTAACAGTTAGTGCAAAAGACAAAGCAACAGGCAAAGCACAAGAGATCAAAATAACAGGATCAAGTGGGCTAAGCGAAGAAGAAATCAATAACATGGTAAAAGATGCAGAATTACACAAAGAAGAAGATAAAAAACGCAAAGAAGCTGTTGAAGCTAGAAATGCTGCTGATTCTTTAGCTCATCAAGTAGAAAAATCTTTAAATGAGCTTGGCGATAAAGTAAGCGATGAGGATAAAGCAAATATCCAAAAAGCACTAGATGATTTAAAAGAAACTTTGAAAAATCAAAATGCTACTAAAGAAGAAATAGAAAGCAAAATGAAAGCTTTAAGCGAAGTTTCTCATAAATTAGCAGAAAATATGTATAAAAAAGATGAAAAACCAGCTGATAATAAAGACAAAAAAGACGATGATGTAATAGATGCAGAAGTAGAATGA
- the grpE gene encoding nucleotide exchange factor GrpE: MSEEKQNEAMQDEAQETMQDENAEFQKLQEEYNALKDTYLRANAEFENIKKRMEKEKISATIYANESFAKDLLDVVDALEAAISVEASDELSLKIKEGVQNTLDLLLKKLEKHMVKPIEADGEFNPNLHEAMFHVESADHESGHIVNLLQKGYMMNDRVIRSAKVSVAK; this comes from the coding sequence GTGAGCGAAGAAAAGCAAAATGAAGCAATGCAAGATGAAGCACAAGAAACAATGCAAGATGAAAATGCTGAATTTCAAAAGCTTCAAGAAGAATATAACGCATTAAAAGATACTTATTTAAGAGCAAATGCTGAATTTGAAAATATCAAAAAAAGAATGGAAAAAGAAAAAATTTCAGCAACCATTTATGCAAATGAAAGTTTTGCTAAAGATTTGCTCGATGTAGTTGATGCGCTAGAAGCGGCTATAAGTGTAGAAGCTAGTGATGAGCTTAGTTTAAAGATTAAAGAAGGTGTGCAAAATACCCTTGATTTACTCTTAAAAAAGCTTGAAAAACATATGGTTAAACCTATAGAAGCTGATGGCGAGTTCAATCCAAACCTACATGAAGCAATGTTTCATGTAGAAAGTGCTGATCATGAAAGCGGGCATATTGTTAATCTTTTACAAAAAGGTTATATGATGAATGATAGAGTGATTAGATCAGCTAAAGTTAGTGTTGCAAAATAA
- a CDS encoding HrcA family transcriptional regulator, whose translation MKSFSKKDLILKTIIETYLNGNNPVGSHELNHKVSIPASTIRVYFKKLSDEGILTQLHISSGRIPTINAMRAYWYEQLIEEEVVLNDLDLLKFLLDKFEIYALVYGGDELILQDIAVVNTKFIILDFGENELILRYSQDNLLFMQRLVGLDLKSIENLAFKVNFEELLEKIFILKQAKIYYRYNESKAYQIYQNDKFAKLLSPKIGFYFDEKLKFEPLFEEGFMGLKLSSTFLGQKSNIIFAGSVYSDFKTMLNIIKEAA comes from the coding sequence GTGAAGTCGTTTAGCAAAAAAGATTTAATTTTAAAAACCATCATAGAAACTTACTTAAATGGGAATAACCCTGTAGGCTCTCATGAATTAAATCATAAAGTTAGCATACCAGCTTCTACTATAAGAGTTTATTTTAAAAAATTAAGTGATGAGGGAATTTTAACTCAACTTCATATTAGTAGCGGACGCATACCAACGATTAATGCTATGAGAGCATATTGGTATGAACAGCTTATTGAGGAAGAAGTGGTTTTAAATGATCTTGATTTATTGAAATTTTTACTTGATAAATTTGAAATTTATGCTTTAGTTTATGGTGGCGATGAGTTAATTTTACAAGACATAGCTGTAGTAAATACTAAGTTTATTATTCTTGATTTTGGTGAAAATGAACTTATTTTAAGGTATTCTCAAGATAATTTGCTTTTTATGCAAAGGCTTGTTGGGCTTGATTTAAAAAGTATAGAAAATTTAGCCTTTAAAGTAAATTTTGAAGAATTATTAGAAAAAATTTTTATACTAAAGCAAGCTAAGATTTACTATAGATACAATGAGAGTAAGGCTTATCAAATTTATCAAAATGATAAATTTGCTAAGCTTTTATCTCCAAAAATAGGATTTTATTTTGATGAAAAATTAAAATTTGAACCCTTGTTTGAGGAAGGATTTATGGGATTAAAGCTTTCGAGTACATTTTTAGGGCAAAAATCAAATATTATTTTTGCAGGAAGTGTGTATTCTGATTTTAAAACAATGTTAAATATTATTAAGGAGGCTGCGTGA
- a CDS encoding DHH family phosphoesterase has protein sequence MKIYHLSHTDLDGYACQYVLDFYFKNCYFFNSNYGKEINENFNVIFKSIEEDLKQNPNEEFVILITDLNLTPSQCEDFQKAIEGKKIKLLLLDHHQSGLECMQKYPWYFLDSSRCATKIVYDFFSKCYGENESLSSFVDVVNAVDIWLSEDKNFELGKVLLGMVSTAKEINKTMFAQENIKYLFYLFDKSRQFIHKKNSHIALDNDLHKIKKDFFKKEEDDTLSNLISKFVVERLSINKEKFSVYYKGHKGLLTSNIGNTSVIGNDFLLQNPEFDFFVDLSSRKTLSFRANNKLDVSLMAKYLVNGGGHKNASGGLFAAYKDSANYDFIKAQFIDLIKSKELKENNENKS, from the coding sequence ATGAAAATTTATCATCTTTCGCATACAGATTTAGATGGCTATGCGTGTCAGTATGTGCTAGATTTTTACTTTAAAAATTGTTATTTTTTTAATTCTAATTATGGTAAAGAAATTAATGAAAATTTTAATGTTATTTTTAAAAGCATAGAAGAGGATTTAAAGCAAAATCCTAATGAAGAATTTGTTATATTAATTACGGATTTAAATTTGACACCAAGTCAATGTGAAGACTTTCAAAAGGCCATAGAAGGTAAAAAAATCAAACTACTGCTTTTAGATCATCATCAAAGTGGTTTAGAATGTATGCAAAAATATCCTTGGTATTTTTTAGATAGCTCAAGATGTGCAACGAAAATTGTTTATGATTTTTTTAGTAAATGCTATGGGGAAAATGAATCTTTATCTTCTTTTGTAGATGTGGTAAATGCTGTAGATATTTGGTTGAGTGAGGATAAAAATTTTGAACTTGGCAAGGTTTTATTGGGTATGGTTTCAACGGCTAAAGAAATCAATAAAACAATGTTTGCACAAGAGAATATAAAATATCTTTTTTATCTTTTTGATAAATCAAGACAATTTATCCATAAGAAAAATTCTCATATTGCTTTGGATAATGATTTACATAAAATAAAAAAAGATTTTTTCAAAAAAGAAGAAGATGATACCTTGAGTAATTTAATCTCTAAATTTGTAGTTGAAAGATTAAGCATAAATAAAGAAAAATTTAGTGTATATTACAAAGGACACAAAGGCTTGCTAACTTCTAATATAGGCAATACTTCTGTTATAGGAAATGATTTTTTATTGCAAAATCCTGAATTTGATTTTTTTGTAGATCTTAGTTCAAGAAAAACTTTAAGTTTTAGGGCTAATAATAAACTAGATGTAAGTTTAATGGCTAAATATTTAGTCAATGGGGGAGGGCACAAAAACGCTAGTGGAGGCTTATTTGCTGCGTATAAAGATAGTGCTAATTATGATTTTATAAAAGCTCAATTTATAGATTTAATTAAAAGCAAAGAATTAAAGGAAAATAATGAGAACAAATCATGA
- the flhA gene encoding flagellar biosynthesis protein FlhA, translated as MAKRNILTLVLPWIAPLVAPIVKAKSLTVVAMIIAILAIIIVPLPSIVLDFFLALSIAISVLIILISLYIPKPTDLTTFPTMILIITLFRLSLNIATTRMILSEGHQGPTAVSDIVASFGEFVVGGNYVIGMVVFCILVLINFMVVTKGSTRVSEVQARFTLDAMPGKQMAIDADLNAGLIDEKTARERRQEIIAEANFYGAMDGSSKFIKGDAVAGIIITIVNLIGGFMIGYFQHDMELGECASTYTILTIGDGLVSQIPGLITSTATAIIITRASKDEDNFAEGSINQLLGEYKTLLIVGFILFIFALVPGLPHFSLGFMALVFLGLGYMIKQVQEGKIQINAISSKKSQEAHDEEQTSKPQKRTEEEILKEEENKITDILKLEILELELGYGLIKLAESELTERIRSTRRNIAQSLGFLMPKIRIRDNLQLKPNEYVFKLKGVGIASAEIYPDKYLAMDSGFITEPVEGIATKEPAFNSDALWIDANLKDEATLNGYIVIDPASVISTHMSELIKANASELLTKQEVQNLLDKIKNDYPIVVDDCLRVASIGLIQKVLKALLKEHIPIKDMLTILESISDIAEVSKSLDMIIEHVRASLARAITNLYVDEKGQISFYIFDAAAAAKLMEHVQFKDGTYHLMINVSQTGALVEALKAELASVANTRIKPFLLCVEPQLRKFIADICSNFGINITVLSFAEIAENTKFETEGIIKVDDL; from the coding sequence ATGGCTAAAAGAAATATTCTTACCTTGGTTTTGCCATGGATTGCACCTCTTGTTGCACCTATAGTAAAAGCTAAAAGTTTAACCGTAGTGGCTATGATCATAGCGATTTTAGCCATTATTATCGTGCCTTTACCAAGTATAGTTTTGGATTTTTTTCTTGCCTTAAGTATTGCAATTTCAGTTTTAATCATTTTAATTTCTTTATACATACCTAAACCAACTGATTTAACAACTTTTCCTACTATGATTTTAATTATTACACTTTTTAGACTTTCGCTTAATATCGCTACAACGCGTATGATTTTAAGCGAAGGGCATCAAGGGCCAACCGCAGTAAGTGACATAGTAGCAAGTTTTGGCGAATTTGTTGTGGGTGGTAATTATGTTATAGGTATGGTTGTATTTTGTATTTTGGTTTTGATTAATTTTATGGTTGTAACCAAAGGTAGTACAAGGGTTTCTGAAGTTCAAGCAAGATTTACTCTTGATGCAATGCCTGGAAAACAAATGGCAATTGATGCGGATTTGAATGCTGGTTTGATTGATGAAAAAACCGCAAGAGAAAGACGCCAAGAAATTATAGCAGAAGCAAACTTTTATGGAGCTATGGATGGTTCTTCTAAATTTATAAAAGGAGATGCTGTTGCTGGAATTATTATAACTATTGTAAATTTAATTGGTGGGTTTATGATAGGGTATTTTCAGCATGATATGGAACTTGGAGAATGTGCTTCAACTTATACTATTTTAACTATAGGCGATGGACTTGTGTCTCAAATTCCTGGACTTATTACTTCAACAGCAACTGCGATTATTATTACGCGTGCTAGTAAAGATGAGGATAATTTTGCCGAAGGCTCGATTAATCAATTATTAGGAGAATATAAAACTTTATTAATTGTAGGCTTTATTTTATTTATTTTTGCTTTAGTTCCTGGTTTGCCACATTTTTCTTTAGGTTTTATGGCTTTAGTATTTTTAGGACTTGGTTATATGATAAAACAAGTTCAAGAGGGTAAAATTCAAATTAATGCAATTTCTAGTAAAAAATCTCAAGAAGCTCATGATGAAGAGCAAACTAGCAAACCACAAAAACGCACTGAAGAAGAAATTTTAAAAGAAGAAGAAAATAAAATTACTGATATTTTAAAACTTGAAATTTTAGAATTAGAATTAGGTTATGGACTGATTAAGCTAGCAGAAAGTGAATTAACAGAACGCATTAGATCAACAAGACGCAATATAGCTCAAAGTTTGGGCTTTTTAATGCCTAAAATTAGAATAAGAGACAATTTGCAATTAAAACCAAATGAATATGTTTTTAAACTTAAAGGTGTGGGTATTGCAAGTGCTGAAATTTATCCTGATAAATATCTAGCTATGGATAGTGGGTTTATCACTGAACCTGTTGAGGGTATAGCCACTAAAGAACCTGCGTTTAACTCCGATGCTTTATGGATTGATGCAAATTTAAAAGATGAAGCAACACTAAATGGTTATATAGTTATTGATCCAGCAAGTGTAATTTCAACGCATATGAGTGAGCTTATTAAAGCTAATGCGTCTGAACTTTTAACCAAACAAGAGGTTCAAAATCTACTAGATAAGATTAAAAATGATTATCCTATAGTTGTAGATGATTGTTTAAGAGTAGCTAGTATAGGTTTAATCCAAAAAGTATTAAAAGCCTTGTTAAAAGAGCATATTCCTATTAAAGATATGCTAACTATTTTAGAATCAATCAGTGATATAGCCGAAGTTAGTAAGAGTTTGGATATGATTATAGAGCATGTAAGAGCTTCTTTGGCTAGGGCAATTACAAATTTATATGTAGATGAAAAAGGCCAAATTAGTTTTTATATTTTTGATGCTGCTGCTGCTGCGAAATTAATGGAACATGTGCAGTTTAAAGATGGAACTTATCATTTGATGATAAATGTATCTCAAACTGGAGCCTTGGTAGAAGCATTAAAAGCTGAGCTTGCAAGTGTTGCAAACACAAGAATTAAACCTTTCTTGCTTTGTGTTGAACCACAGCTTAGAAAATTTATTGCAGATATTTGCTCTAATTTTGGCATTAATATCACGGTTTTAAGTTTTGCTGAAATTGCAGAAAATACTAAATTTGAAACCGAAGGTATTATAAAAGTAGATGACTTATAA
- a CDS encoding Rrf2 family transcriptional regulator, protein MLFTKASEYALLSLIHIAKSQDPQDVDTMSSVLDIPKSFLAKILQALAKDELLKSYKGAKGGFALVKKPSEYTLKEIINSVEKKSINVFECSNGVCPSQKGDNCNIMPVLVRLQNKIDDFLVSITLEDIIKNNG, encoded by the coding sequence GTGTTATTTACCAAAGCTAGCGAATACGCTTTATTATCTTTAATACATATAGCAAAATCCCAAGATCCTCAAGATGTTGATACTATGTCTAGTGTTTTAGATATACCAAAAAGTTTTTTGGCTAAAATTTTACAAGCTCTTGCAAAAGATGAGCTTTTAAAATCCTATAAAGGCGCCAAAGGGGGATTTGCCTTGGTAAAAAAACCTAGTGAATATACTTTAAAAGAAATCATTAATAGCGTAGAAAAAAAATCTATTAATGTTTTTGAGTGTAGTAATGGAGTATGTCCTTCCCAAAAAGGAGATAATTGCAACATAATGCCAGTGCTTGTAAGACTTCAAAATAAAATAGATGATTTTTTAGTTTCAATTACCTTAGAAGATATCATTAAAAATAATGGCTAA
- the rpsO gene encoding 30S ribosomal protein S15 has translation MALDSAKKAEIVAKFARKEGDTGSPEVQIALLSARIADLTEHLKIYKKDFSSRLGLLKLVGQRKRLLAYLKRKDYQAYAKLINELNLRDK, from the coding sequence ATGGCTTTAGATTCGGCTAAAAAAGCAGAAATAGTTGCAAAATTTGCTAGAAAAGAAGGAGACACTGGTTCTCCAGAAGTTCAAATCGCTCTTTTAAGTGCTAGAATTGCAGACTTAACAGAACATTTGAAAATTTACAAAAAAGATTTTTCATCTCGTTTAGGACTTTTAAAACTTGTTGGACAAAGAAAAAGACTTTTAGCTTATCTTAAAAGAAAAGATTATCAAGCTTATGCAAAATTAATCAACGAGTTAAATTTAAGAGATAAATAA
- a CDS encoding RsmB/NOP family class I SAM-dependent RNA methyltransferase, with product MALFDLQSALDEIYTKEQKEQILQSFIEEKNINIFRNALTINALELEKILNSEQILYEKISEFCYKIPYKYKSNLSSMKAFNEGFFYIQNYSSYLCAKALDVRAGQNVLDMCAAPGGKSINLANFMQNEGYLACVEASKDRFFILQENLKKYGVKNAKTFLKDAKSIGRICPLKFDKILLDAPCSTFAKMGLKIQKNTKEIKQITSLQKKLLHSALLALKHGGELVYSTCTFLQEENEEVLENAFRNKDFNLQLLDFELLNADFVQAKSKEFDLSFAKRVLPNDYVDGFFIAKVKKL from the coding sequence ATGGCATTGTTTGATTTGCAAAGTGCTTTAGATGAGATTTATACAAAAGAACAAAAAGAGCAAATTTTGCAAAGTTTTATCGAAGAAAAAAATATAAATATTTTTAGAAATGCTTTGACAATAAATGCATTAGAACTAGAAAAAATTTTAAATAGCGAACAAATTTTATATGAGAAAATAAGTGAATTTTGTTATAAAATTCCATACAAATATAAAAGCAATCTAAGCTCGATGAAAGCTTTTAATGAAGGATTTTTTTATATACAAAATTATTCTTCTTATCTTTGCGCTAAAGCTTTAGATGTAAGAGCAGGCCAAAATGTGCTTGATATGTGTGCTGCACCAGGTGGAAAAAGTATTAATTTAGCTAATTTTATGCAAAATGAAGGTTATTTAGCTTGTGTTGAAGCAAGCAAAGATAGATTTTTTATCCTTCAAGAAAATTTAAAAAAATATGGTGTTAAAAATGCAAAAACTTTTTTAAAAGATGCTAAGAGTATAGGTAGAATATGTCCTTTAAAATTTGATAAAATTTTACTAGATGCTCCATGTTCAACTTTTGCAAAAATGGGTTTAAAAATACAAAAAAACACTAAAGAGATTAAGCAAATTACCAGTTTGCAAAAAAAACTACTTCATTCAGCTTTATTAGCTTTAAAACATGGTGGAGAATTAGTTTATAGCACTTGTACTTTTTTACAAGAGGAAAATGAAGAAGTGCTTGAAAATGCATTTAGAAATAAAGATTTTAATTTACAACTACTTGATTTTGAATTATTAAATGCTGATTTTGTTCAGGCAAAAAGCAAGGAATTTGATTTATCTTTTGCTAAAAGAGTCTTGCCAAATGATTATGTAGATGGATTTTTTATCGCAAAAGTGAAAAAACTTTAA
- the ruvX gene encoding Holliday junction resolvase RuvX, protein MKTLALDIGLKRIGIALCIDKSIAMPLNAVIRKNRNQAAKEIKDLILEYNIDVLVVGIPIGGLSEDEMKRRIKHFVDLIGFEKEIFFVDESFSSKNAQELQIANLKKKDGKLDSLAAYLILKSFYGIV, encoded by the coding sequence ATGAAAACCTTAGCTTTAGATATAGGTTTAAAACGCATAGGAATTGCTTTGTGCATTGATAAAAGCATAGCAATGCCACTTAATGCAGTTATTAGAAAAAATCGCAATCAAGCAGCAAAAGAAATTAAAGATTTGATTTTAGAATATAATATAGATGTTTTAGTGGTTGGAATTCCTATAGGTGGTTTAAGCGAAGATGAAATGAAAAGAAGAATTAAACATTTTGTTGATTTAATTGGCTTTGAAAAAGAAATTTTTTTTGTAGATGAAAGCTTTAGTTCAAAAAATGCACAAGAACTTCAGATTGCAAATTTGAAAAAAAAAGATGGTAAACTTGATTCTTTAGCTGCGTATTTAATTTTAAAGAGTTTTTATGGCATTGTTTGA